The DNA sequence CcttcaaataattttcaacaaaatcatGGGGAAAAAAAATCCTGAATCAATTATATACAATAATTCACTAATAAATCATCTTAAATATTCCCTTcattgtaaattattttttatttttgacatttgtataaaaattaaggTTGCTACTAAAGCTCTTAAAAtctaaaacaatatatatatatatatataaatataaatttcagaAAATGACAAATTTTTCTACTCTTTAAAATGACATATAATGGAGAAGGAGTAATAAATAATAGGCCAACCATTTTTTAGCCTATTGGCCCTGATTTTTTCCCATAAGTTGTTTGTTTTAGGAAGTATCAGAGATCAAACTCTAAAATTCATGTAAGGTAAAAACACAGGTGTGTTGAAATATTAACTCTATTCGTGTATgccctagatttttttttttttaattaagggtgtttgttgtttaaaaaaaataataaataagcgAAGGATAAAGTTTTGTACTGACAGTGAAGTGACCAGTTATCAGGATGTTGAGAATGTCGAAAAATAATGGCACTAAATAGGAAAGAAGTCAAAGACACTGATCCGTAATCCATGGATTTATGTTTtagaaattataatatttatcactCTTTTAAATATGCTCACTAATCAtggaaaattataatttttgtcaCTCTTTAAATATGCTCAAGGTGTAATGTttgaaagaatgaaaaaaataaaaacatctctTTCTTCGAAAGATGGTTTGGAAACATTGAGTTGGGTGTATGGTGGCCTCAACAAATGCTTGTCAAGCCTCAAATCTTTTGAAGCCACTAGAACTCTGTTTTCAATTCTCTCTCCATGGAATGTCAACTTCTATCTTTgataaaaatagatatttttcaaaataagttGAATGGGATCATTCCAAAACATCTAGGTAAgctatttctaatttttttttcttttaatacgTGTGAATACTTTGTAGAgagaaatgaataaatcacttAAAATATATTCAATGATAAAAGAATGTCCGCTATAAACACAAAACTCAAAACAAATGGTGAATAACATAAAGAAAAGGTGCACCACAAGTAATGATTTGGCgcctttaaaaaaatagaaaaaaaaagttatttaagctttttagtttttttcttattttttttagtatgattctattttttaagatttttcagtatatattaaaaaaaaaaaagatgtgtgATTATGCATGACACCAGATCTAGTTTAAATCGTGGTATGTCTCTGAGTGCGAGCCTCGCATGATGTGATGCATTCTGCCATCCAACATGCATAATACTAGCATCTATGCCGTCTTGACTCATTTTACACATCTATACACGAtgtattgttattttgttattttttaaaatacatctaaactcattttatttttatctataaatcaaaaaattaagaaaagttaATTACTCCCTACTTCAATTGGTTTGCTTTGAGAGGttgcttttaaataatttccattaattaatcattaaaaaaaaatccaaaatcttGCATgtattatacaaaataattcatgaataaatcatcttaaataataaataacagaCACACCCAATAATTtgccaaaattataataattaaaatacattCTAAAACCCAAGCTCTCAAGCACCAGTGGCAATTTCGTAAATAACGTCAACATCCCATTCAAATCATTCGGTCACCCACGCCGGCAAGAGGTTCACGCAACCGCCACGTCAGCAAACAGTGGCAAAATcgtaaataaataatcaacaaCGTGAATATCGTGCCCGTTCGTTACTCAATCCATTCCAAATGCTCGGTCAGACACGCCTCCCATTAAGGACACATGCTTAGAAACTGACACGTGTCAGTCTGAGTGTCAACCCGACTCACACGTGTCGGTTTTCAGTGCCGTGTTCGGTGGTGTCTTCTCCCCCGACCGTCCGATCCTGATCCTACGGCCCGGGATTCGTTTCCCAGTTTCTCCATCTCATGCTCTTCGGTTACTTGAAATccaaataaatcaatttgtttCCAATCCGTTGTTCTTCAATTTGTgataaaaatccaatttttattgaGAGAAATCCAGAGAAATTTGGTGTTTTGAGGTGATGGAATCGCTTTTTAGGGAGCACTTGGATTGTTGCACATCACCTGTTCGACGGAATGCCTGTGAGACGTTTGGCGCTGTCCGGCAAGCACCGGCGCGCGCGTGTCGCTGCTCTGGCTGCGGGGATCACCGAGGTCGCCCCCGGTGAACAAGGCTGATAACCCGAGGTTGCACAACCCGTTGCTCCGGCAGAAGATGATGGGGGTGTGGATGGTTGGGCGTGATCTTTGAATGGGAAGGTGTCATTGTTGAGGATGATCCTAAGTTGGAGAGGAAGGCATGGTTGCAGTTGTcccaagaagaaggaaagtCTCCACCTTTAGCCTTTGTTTTGAAGAGAATTGAAGGGATGAAGAATGAGCAAGCTATTGCTGAGGTCCTTTGTTGGTCTCGTGACCCTTTTGAGCTCCGGAGATTAGCTGCTCGGAAGGAGGAGATAAGCCGGAGTCTTGGTGgagcatttcatcaaatacGTTCTGGGTCTCAAGAATTCATTGGTACTCTTGTTAATCATAGCATACCAATGGCTTTAGCTACAACACGGCCAAGGAAAACACTCCAAGAAGAAATGATGGCAGTTGGTGTCAAAGGTTCATTCAATGCTATCATCGCTGCTGATGATGTTTACCGTGGGAAGCCTGATCCTGAAATGTTTGTGTATGCTTCTCAGCTTCTTAGCTTTATACCAGAACGGTGCATTGTGTTTGGGAATTCGAATTTGACTGTGGAAGCTGCACATGATGCTCGGATGAAATGTGTGGCTGTTGCAAGTAAGCAACCGGTGTATGAGCTTAGTGCTGCAGATCTTGTTGTGAGAAGGCTTGATGAACTTTCTGTTGTGGATTTGAAGAACCTTGCTGATATTGATTCTTTAGAGTTTGTGTCCGAAGAACCGGAGCTCGTGGAAGATGTGTCTCCGGCCACCGTCTCGGTGGCTTCTGATGATCTATTCTGGTAAGATTTCTTGGTTGTACAGTTtattgttttgcttgattgatgTAAGTAGTAAATTGGTAATTGATTATCACTGATTATGCTAGATATTAAGAGCAGCATAGGATCCTCTTCTCTGAATACTGTATATATATTAGAGATAAGAAGAGAGGATGAATGATTTATATAGTTGGGTGGTCCGCATTGGCACCCTTGTTTCGGAAAACCGAAAACATGACATGTATTTTGTGCACATTTATTCGAATTCAGAATGTTGTGCTAGAATGTTATTAAAAAAGGAAAGTAAATTTACAAATGGTTTACTGGAATCTGCATTTGAAAATGTTACATTTATTCTGTCATTTGTTCTTTTGAAAATGCTTGTGCTTGAGTATGATTCATGAATAGGAATGCCATAATTAactaacatatttatatattggatGTAACTATTACAAGATAATTGCGACCTCGATCTTATGGAATGCTTGTTatgttattcttttttattctgCTTTGTAAGAGTCATGGTAGCCTATTATATCAGTGATTATATATTCAATAAGATGGGCAATGCAACACATCTTTTTTGAATTACtcatttatgattttgtttcttggCATAGAAATATTCAAACCTTTTGTTAATACATTGAAGAATGCCTGATTTTTGAGATAATAATCATGTATTCGGACTTGCTGACTGATGCTACAAAGCTTAGTTATAAAATTTATGCCAAACGAACACCTGAACTTTATCTtacctttgttttatttaacaCTTGAACCTTGTGGGTTAATGAGTTGAGACACTTTTTATTGTTCACAATGGAAAAAGAGTGGCATGCATCTGTTTGTTTATTGCCAACAAAAAGACAGGAGACTTAAGAGAATACTGCATATATTGCTACAAAGattagaaaaaaacaattacatatcAATGATTAATTGCAATTAAATTTAATGTCActgtttaattaatcaaatggaAGCATAACATTTTCATTCAATCTGAATTTACAACATACATTCACTGTAAACTATGTTAGCTTGGTATTGAGAATTCCTCCTCTTTTACAACTTTTTGTAAGAGCATTGTTTTTGCCAAAGTTTCTGATGAAAAATTAAACTTCACCAAAGAATGTTGGTAATTCTATATAATTAGAACAATAACTAGCCTTGAAGAGCAATGCAGTAAAAATCCTATAGTAAGAAGAATGTATGTCTTTCCTTTACTCTGTAAAATTAACAATCTCTTTGTCTGAGTCCTTCAACTCTGGTTTTTCTTCCAAGTCATTGACCTTCCAGAAACTGAACGACATAAGGAAATCAAAGTGCATTTTGGTAATCATTCTAACAATTAGGTTTTGATGCACATCTATACCAATCTCCTATAGCCTCTGCAATTGTCTCAGCCAAGCATAAtacatttcttttattattcagAGTAAATTTGAAGAATAGTGTCATAGGTCCTAGATCAACTTCTGGTAATGGGATTTTTGTGggaatatattataaataaataactaatggCAATatgtatagaaaaaaatattactagaAAGCTATTAACATTAatagttattttcttttactttatatttatgCCATTTATTTCTTATTGATGGTTTTGGAGGTTATTTTAGAGATTAGGTTCTATATATCTTACTTTGACCATTAAAGTTGAGCTTGGAATATCCTCCAGGCctgtttggttgtctgtaaATGAAATTACATGcaagtgaaattacagtgtaagtgaaaatgttgtatttcaacttacatcatTACTGTTTGGTATGCTGTAAGTAGAAATgatgcatttattttttatttgtttggtttgatgtcaGTTTAAAGAGATAGTTATCATGTAAGTGATGAGATTATTaatattacttattattattaataaatatttaatattcttcactaaaattaatttaaataaaattaattaattaatttaataaatttaaaaatatttaatatttcttaaattttattacttggaaaaaattattattaattttattaattttataaaaatttatgataaaatatttaattatataaatactaaattataaaaatataatatttatttaattataaaaactatgatatttatttaattttattacttacaaatatttttataattaatttttaaaaacaatataatattttcaattaaaaaaatatttttaccataaaaatatttaatcatataaagtattaaattatttaattattatttaatttttattacttaaaaatattttttatacttatttttaaaaacaatataatattttcaataaaaaaatattgaaaatatttattgttttaaaatatttaaatatttctttaacttttattacttaaaaatatttttataattaaatttaaaaaaataatttatttttattaaatatttttataattaaatatgatggTGAGAGGATATCATTTATTTACTGCATTTTCAAACACGACGAATTTGTTGTAAAGTTGAACATTACTTTCAATTGTGAAAGTGAAATGCTATAAGTTTGAAATCAAATGAAATTGGGTGAAACGTAAGTGCATTTACATGTAAGTGGAATTTTTACAGTAAACCAAATAATCacttacatataaaattatttacattctGACTATTCTACGAGTaaattaatatctttttatattacgAGTATTTACATACGTAAcgaaatttttcaaaaaacgtggaaagaaatttaaaaacatgttGTTAACATTTCGTCAGATaattatacataaatttaatgtatttgtaaTGACAAAACCTATTAGAGTTTTTGTTTGTGGAAGTCTTATTTCCACATTGTATGACCATATACTGGGTTGATGATCCTATgatcaaaattaacaaaattaattaacagtAAAGGAAgatatagaaaaattataaatagaaatatacacataaaaatcATGATACTTCAAATagttaaatcaaaaccatttctatttttttaaatcaaagccatttctattttgaatttgatttcctCCCAACTATTCAAGAGATGAAGGATTTGAATCTGTAATTTGTCCACAAAGATTTAAATCgaagtgatatttatttatttttattattcaccagaatttttcaaaatagagATTGTTTtgttcactttgatcattcaCAATTTTGCTGGATCAAAGATTTTTACTTAGTTTATCCTCAAACGAACCCACATATCACAACATGCAAAATCTCACAGGGTAGAtcaaacttaaatattattcgTGAATTATTTGGTTCAACTAATGAATGGAATTGTCTCTTTTTAACTTGTCTTATATCATCTTGTATGTTTAGATAAAACAATGATTATAAGTCCAGGGACGGGCAAGCGGCTTGATGGTAGAGGTATGTGCTGGCTAAAAAGCtaaatataaaaagtataatctagcttaaaataatttattttaaatataatgtactaaatataaccaaaatttggaatacatatattaaaatataaaagatacgtttaaaatttttacattatcTGAATGAAAATATGCGAGATGATAATTGACGACAGAATACGTCGAGTTTGTATAAATACCATGAAATTGATGGTGCTCACTACAAATGGGAATCAGAAACTGCTGCTTATACTCATTGTTGTTTCGCTCTAGCGATATACTGGTAGACATTATAATAtaggtatgtatatatatgtgggtCTACACGATCAAATCTCGAactaaaattacttcaaatttgtatatatctaagatttattttattaaaaattttgaaataatagtaatttttaaatttaaaataaaatgtgatgcaaaaatttatatataagatttattttattaaaatttttggaaataataagaatttttaaattaaaaatgaaaacgtGATGACTATGTGAGTTTGAGCTGCAAAGGATCGAGCATCCCAAAACCCATGGATCaaacccactaaccactcaagcacacccaTACTACTACTTTTATATGTccaaaatattgtattttacatgaaaattaaatataaaaatcgaaaatcacaaaatcttatattgtttaaaaagtattttctccCAAGACCGAGCATAGCACAAGCATGTTCGGCCCCGATTATAACCCcataaatgttttttaattttgaggtCAGAATCAGGactagatataataataataacttcaaTGGGACAAACCAAGCAAgttatattacttataaatcTCTAGGTAGAATGAAAAAGTCATACATATAAAAGAGAGACCTAGCAAATGGAGTCTTAGGATATTCAGCCGACAAACAATGGCCACTCTGCCTATTGTTCTCTAAGGCTTGTTTTAGATTACAAGATGTTGAATCTTGTATCCATTATGATATAATTTGGTTGCTTGGTCATGCTGGATATTCAGATAAAGCTGAGGATTTGTAGACTTGTTTGGATTGACTTTATCAAAAAATGTGTAGTTTAGTTGAAGTGCTTCTGAAAAAAGTGCTTCTCCAGAatcactttttgtattttctgttttgtattttctgtttgtATTAGTTTAGTCGTTAGCTTTTTAAAAACTGCTTTTTCGGTTTTTACATTCGAAACTTTTTAAAAGTCATCATAACAACATTTGAAGCCGAAAGTGTTTAACTTATAGCACTAGTGGATTTTTCAAAATCCAATCCAAACAAGATCACCCTTAGACCCTGATCTCAGTTTTGTTGAAAGCTCATTTGGCCTCATACAATACATATCATGATGCTGCAATTGCAAGGTTTGTTGGTGCGAAGCTCATTGATCTGATTTCAATGAACATTGGAAACtatgtattattattgaatACAGATAATAACACATAGAAAAAGTGAAATGATACGAAATGTTACCTATTTCTGCAAACAATGCACTGAAcaaatgtgaatatatatataaatttgttctgGAATTTGTCTGccatcaaaatttttgaaaaaattgaagcGATAAGATGATACCAAATGTTGTAGGTTTCTGCAAACAATTACAGGTTAACAATGGCAAATGCCTCTAGATATCACAAATCATATAAATCTTTCAACCAACCATTAttctataaataatatcaaatagtTTAACAATGGCAAATGCCTTTAGAAATGACAGACACAATCAATTCTGAAAAATTGTACAACAAAAACCAACGGCGTTGAAGCAATGAGAGAATAATTAATGGCAATGCAAATTACCACCACTTGAGATCTGTTCAATATGCTGCCCCATCACATTCTCAATATAGTAGTTGCAAGTAAGCTTCTAAAATTTCATTATCTTTTCCTGAACAAGAATCAAATGAATGAATCATGCTTTAAAATGATTATGATGAAGCTTTAAAAGATTTAAGACGTGTAAGGtatgaaacaaaaaaatggccgatgagaaaaaaattgaaatgcaaTAAAACATGTTAGATATAACTCCTGAAAAAGAAGATCCAAGACCAATAGAATATCAACAATGCACACTAAGTTGTCATATAATGAAATTGTAAAAA is a window from the Dioscorea cayenensis subsp. rotundata cultivar TDr96_F1 chromosome 2, TDr96_F1_v2_PseudoChromosome.rev07_lg8_w22 25.fasta, whole genome shotgun sequence genome containing:
- the LOC120274120 gene encoding LOW QUALITY PROTEIN: 5-amino-6-(5-phospho-D-ribitylamino)uracil phosphatase, chloroplastic-like (The sequence of the model RefSeq protein was modified relative to this genomic sequence to represent the inferred CDS: deleted 1 base in 1 codon); this translates as MDHRRVKRRVPVRREEEESTGARVSLLWLRGSPRSPPVNKADNPRLHNPLLRQKMMGCGWLGVIFEWEGVIVEDDPKLERKAWLQLSQEEGKSPPLAFVLKRIEGMKNEQAIAEVLCWSRDPFELRRLAARKEEISRSLGGAFHQIRSGSQEFIGTLVNHSIPMALATTRPRKTLQEEMMAVGVKGSFNAIIAADDVYRGKPDPEMFVYASQLLSFIPERCIVFGNSNLTVEAAHDARMKCVAVASKQPVYELSAADLVVRRLDELSVVDLKNLADIDSLEFVSEEPELVEDVSPATVSVASDDLFW